In the genome of Massilia sp. PAMC28688, one region contains:
- a CDS encoding energy transducer TonB: MLQLPHRFMLAPAVLLALAGCAAPALAADADRPAVADFNSCAKPMYPKDALANKREGTVTVAFLVGTDGKTEDAKVKTSSGHADLDEAARVAIAKCRFSPAIKGGEAVRSWQPVQYVWTLK, translated from the coding sequence ATGCTGCAACTACCCCACCGTTTTATGCTGGCCCCGGCTGTGCTGCTGGCCCTGGCAGGCTGCGCGGCGCCTGCGCTGGCTGCCGACGCCGACCGCCCGGCCGTCGCTGATTTCAATAGCTGCGCCAAGCCCATGTACCCCAAGGACGCGCTGGCCAACAAGCGCGAGGGCACCGTGACTGTTGCCTTCCTGGTGGGCACCGACGGCAAGACCGAGGATGCCAAGGTCAAGACCTCAAGCGGCCATGCCGACCTTGACGAGGCAGCGCGCGTAGCCATTGCCAAATGCCGGTTCAGCCCGGCCATTAAAGGTGGCGAGGCGGTCAGGTCATGGCAGCCTGTCCAGTATGTGTGGACCCTGAAGTAA
- the tuf gene encoding elongation factor Tu: MAKGKFERTKPHVNVGTIGHVDHGKTTLTAAIATVLSKKFGGEAKAYDQIDAAPEEKARGITINTAHVEYETANRHYAHVDCPGHADYIKNMITGAAQMDGAILVCSAADGPMPQTREHILLARQVGVPYIIVFLNKCDLVDDAELLELVEMEVRELLSKYEFPGDDLPIIKGSARMALDGDAGEMGEQAIMALAEALDSYIPTPERAVDGAFLMPVEDVFSISGRGTVVTGRVERGIIKVGEEIEIVGIKDTVKTTCTGVEMFRKLLDQGQAGDNVGLLLRGTKREDVERGQVLAKPGSIKPHNHFTGEIYVLSKDEGGRHTPFFNNYRPQFYFRTTDVTGSIELPADKEMVMPGDNVSITVKLINPIAMEEGLRFAIREGGRTVGAGVVAKILGEASK; this comes from the coding sequence ATGGCAAAAGGTAAATTCGAACGGACCAAGCCGCACGTCAACGTCGGCACCATCGGCCACGTCGACCACGGCAAGACCACCCTGACTGCAGCTATCGCTACCGTTCTGTCGAAGAAATTCGGCGGCGAAGCAAAAGCTTACGACCAGATCGATGCAGCACCAGAAGAAAAAGCACGCGGCATCACCATCAACACCGCCCACGTCGAGTACGAGACCGCCAACCGTCACTACGCGCACGTTGACTGCCCAGGCCACGCCGACTACATCAAGAACATGATTACCGGTGCTGCCCAGATGGACGGCGCGATCCTGGTATGCTCGGCTGCTGACGGCCCAATGCCACAGACCCGCGAGCACATCCTGCTGGCACGCCAGGTTGGCGTTCCTTACATCATCGTGTTCCTGAACAAGTGCGACCTGGTCGACGATGCAGAACTGCTGGAACTGGTTGAAATGGAAGTGCGCGAGCTCCTCTCGAAGTACGAGTTCCCAGGCGACGACCTGCCAATCATCAAGGGTTCGGCACGTATGGCCCTGGACGGCGACGCCGGCGAAATGGGCGAGCAGGCCATCATGGCCCTGGCCGAAGCACTGGACAGCTACATCCCGACGCCAGAGCGCGCTGTGGACGGCGCCTTCCTGATGCCAGTGGAAGACGTGTTCTCGATCTCCGGCCGCGGTACCGTGGTGACCGGTCGTGTTGAGCGCGGCATCATCAAGGTTGGCGAAGAGATTGAAATCGTCGGCATCAAGGACACCGTCAAGACCACCTGCACCGGCGTGGAAATGTTCCGCAAGCTGCTGGACCAGGGTCAGGCTGGCGACAACGTTGGTCTGCTGCTGCGCGGCACCAAGCGTGAAGACGTGGAGCGTGGCCAGGTTCTGGCCAAGCCAGGTTCGATCAAGCCGCACAACCACTTCACCGGCGAGATCTATGTGCTGTCGAAGGACGAGGGCGGTCGTCACACCCCATTCTTCAACAACTATCGCCCACAGTTCTACTTCCGTACCACGGACGTGACCGGTTCGATCGAACTGCCAGCGGACAAGGAAATGGTCATGCCAGGCGATAACGTGTCGATCACCGTCAAGCTGATCAACCCGATCGCGATGGAAGAAGGTCTGCGCTTCGCTATCCGCGAAGGTGGCCGTACCGTTGGTGCAGGCGTTGTTGCAAAGATCCTGGGCGAAGCGTCGAAGTAA
- the rpsJ gene encoding 30S ribosomal protein S10, with amino-acid sequence MSAPNQKIRIRLKAFDYKLIDQSALEIVETAKRTGAVVKGPVPLPTRIQRFDVLRSPHVNKTSRDQFEIRTHQRLMDIVDPTDKTVDALMKLDLPAGVDVEIKLQ; translated from the coding sequence ATGTCCGCACCAAACCAGAAAATCCGCATTCGCCTCAAGGCTTTCGATTACAAGCTGATCGACCAGTCCGCCCTGGAAATCGTCGAGACCGCCAAGCGTACCGGCGCCGTCGTCAAGGGTCCGGTTCCACTGCCAACCCGCATCCAGCGTTTTGACGTGCTGCGTTCCCCGCACGTGAACAAGACTTCGCGCGACCAGTTCGAGATCCGTACCCACCAGCGCCTGATGGACATTGTCGACCCAACCGACAAGACCGTTGACGCACTGATGAAGCTGGACCTGCCAGCTGGCGTGGACGTCGAGATCAAGCTGCAGTAA
- the fusA gene encoding elongation factor G — translation MARKTPIERYRNIGISAHIDAGKTTTTERVLFYTGVNHKIGEVHDGAATMDWMEQEQERGITITSAATTCFWKGMANNFPEHHINIIDTPGHVDFTIEVERSMRVLDGACMVYCAVGGVQPQSETVWRQANKYKVPRLAFVNKMDRTGANFFKVYEQMRARLKANPIPLQIPIGAEDNFKGVVDLVKMKAIYWDDASQGMKFDYREIPAELVEQANEWRLKMVETAAEATDELMNKYLEEGDLSEEEIKAALRQRTIASEIVPMMCGTAFKNKGVQAMLDGVIEYLPSPVDIPPVGGTDEDDQPTTRKAADDEKFAALAFKIMTDPFVGQLIFFRVYSGTINSGDTVYNPIKNKKERLGRILQMHANQREEIKEVRAGDIAAAVGLKDATTGETLCDPSAIITLEKMVFPEPVIQQAVEPKTKADQEKMGLALNRLAQEDPSFRVKTDEESGQTIIGGMGELHLEIIVDRMKREFGVEATVGKPQVAYRETIRKVCEESEGKFVKQSGGRGQYGHVVLKIEPQEPGKGFEFVDAIKGGTVPREYIPAVEKGVRGTLNTGVLAGYPVVDVKVTLFFGSYHDVDSNENAFQMAASMAFKDGCRKASPVILEPMMAVEVETPEDYAGTVMGDLSSRRGMVQGMDEIPGGGGKIIKAEVPLSEMFGYSTSLRSATQGRATYTMEFKHYSEAPKHVTDAIVTAKSK, via the coding sequence ATGGCACGCAAGACCCCCATTGAGCGCTACCGCAATATCGGTATCTCCGCTCACATCGACGCTGGCAAGACCACCACGACCGAGCGCGTCCTGTTCTACACGGGCGTGAACCACAAGATCGGCGAAGTGCATGATGGCGCGGCCACCATGGACTGGATGGAGCAGGAGCAGGAACGCGGTATCACGATTACCTCGGCTGCAACGACTTGCTTCTGGAAGGGTATGGCTAACAACTTCCCTGAGCACCACATCAACATCATCGACACCCCGGGCCACGTTGACTTCACCATTGAAGTTGAGCGCTCGATGCGCGTGCTCGACGGTGCCTGCATGGTTTACTGCGCTGTGGGCGGTGTTCAGCCTCAGTCGGAAACCGTTTGGCGCCAGGCTAACAAGTACAAGGTGCCACGTCTGGCCTTCGTCAACAAGATGGACCGCACCGGTGCGAACTTCTTCAAGGTCTACGAGCAGATGCGCGCTCGCCTGAAGGCCAACCCGATCCCGCTGCAGATTCCTATCGGCGCTGAAGACAACTTCAAGGGTGTGGTCGACCTGGTCAAGATGAAAGCCATCTACTGGGACGACGCGTCGCAGGGCATGAAGTTCGACTACCGCGAGATTCCTGCGGAGCTGGTCGAGCAGGCCAACGAGTGGCGCCTGAAGATGGTCGAAACCGCTGCTGAAGCGACCGACGAACTGATGAACAAGTACCTGGAAGAAGGCGATCTGTCGGAAGAAGAGATCAAGGCCGCCCTGCGCCAGCGTACCATCGCGTCGGAAATCGTTCCCATGATGTGCGGCACCGCGTTCAAGAACAAGGGCGTACAGGCCATGCTCGACGGCGTGATCGAATACCTGCCATCGCCAGTGGATATTCCACCAGTGGGCGGCACGGACGAAGATGACCAGCCAACGACCCGCAAGGCTGCCGACGACGAGAAATTCGCCGCGCTGGCATTCAAGATCATGACCGACCCGTTCGTGGGCCAGCTGATCTTCTTCCGCGTCTACTCGGGCACCATCAATTCGGGCGACACCGTCTACAATCCGATCAAGAACAAGAAGGAACGTCTTGGCCGTATTCTGCAGATGCACGCCAACCAGCGCGAAGAAATCAAGGAAGTACGCGCCGGCGACATCGCCGCAGCCGTGGGCCTGAAAGATGCAACCACGGGCGAAACCCTGTGCGATCCATCGGCCATCATCACGCTGGAAAAGATGGTATTCCCTGAGCCGGTCATTCAGCAGGCTGTTGAGCCGAAGACCAAGGCTGACCAGGAAAAGATGGGCCTGGCCCTGAACCGCCTGGCACAGGAAGATCCTTCGTTCCGCGTCAAGACCGACGAAGAGTCGGGCCAGACCATCATCGGTGGTATGGGCGAGCTGCACCTGGAAATTATCGTTGACCGCATGAAGCGCGAATTCGGCGTCGAAGCGACCGTCGGCAAGCCACAAGTGGCTTACCGCGAGACGATCCGCAAGGTGTGCGAAGAGTCTGAAGGCAAGTTCGTCAAGCAGTCCGGTGGTCGTGGTCAGTACGGTCACGTGGTGCTGAAGATCGAGCCGCAAGAGCCAGGCAAGGGCTTCGAGTTCGTTGACGCCATCAAGGGCGGCACCGTTCCACGCGAATACATCCCTGCAGTTGAAAAGGGTGTGCGCGGCACGCTCAACACCGGTGTTCTGGCCGGCTACCCAGTGGTGGACGTCAAGGTCACGCTGTTCTTCGGTTCGTACCACGATGTGGACTCGAACGAAAACGCGTTCCAGATGGCCGCGTCGATGGCATTCAAGGACGGCTGCCGCAAAGCATCGCCAGTCATCCTCGAGCCGATGATGGCTGTGGAAGTGGAAACGCCGGAAGACTACGCCGGTACCGTGATGGGCGACCTGTCGTCCCGCCGTGGTATGGTGCAGGGCATGGACGAAATCCCGGGCGGCGGTGGCAAGATCATCAAAGCCGAAGTGCCTCTGTCGGAAATGTTCGGTTACTCGACCTCGCTGCGTTCCGCAACGCAAGGCCGTGCAACCTACACGATGGAATTCAAGCACTATTCGGAAGCGCCTAAGCACGTTACCGATGCAATCGTGACGGCCAAGAGCAAGTAA